A genomic window from Diospyros lotus cultivar Yz01 chromosome 2, ASM1463336v1, whole genome shotgun sequence includes:
- the LOC127795010 gene encoding ABC transporter G family member 32-like isoform X3 has protein sequence MTVRETLDFSARCQGVGYKYDMLLELSRREKIAGIKPDEDLDILMKALALGGQYTNLVVEYILKILGLDICADTLVGDEMLKGISGGQKKRLTTGELLVGPSRVLFMDEISTGLDSSTTYQIVKYLRHSTHALDGTTIISLLQPAPETYELFDDIILVCEGHIVYQGPRHTALEFFSFMGFYCPERKNVADFLQEVVSKKDQEQYWANPDHPYRYIPVVKFAEAFRSYRAGKNLSEELNIPFDRRYCHPAALSTSRYGTRRQELLKINFNWQLLLMKRNSFIYVFKFIQLLFVALITMTVFFRTKLHHNTIDDGGIYLGALYFAMVIILFNGFTEVSMLVAKLPVIYKHRDLHLYPCWAYTLPSWLLSIPTSLIESGFWVAVTYYVIGYDPNVIRFFRQFLLYFFLHQMSLALFKVMGSLGRNMIVANTFGSFAMLVVMGLGGYIISRDNISSFWIWGFWVSPLMYAQNAASVNEFLGHSWDKKAGDHGNGSLGVALLKARSLFPQSYWYWIGIGALLGYTVLFNLLFTIFLTYLNPLGKRQAVVSEEELQERERRQKSEPVVIQLREYLQHSGSFTAKTFNQRGMVLPFQPLSMSFGNINYYVDVPLELKQQGVLEDKLQLLVNITGAFRPGVLTALVGVSGAGKTTLMDVLAGRKTGGVIEGSIHISGYPKKQETFARISGYCEQNDIHSPCLTVVESLLFSAWLRLAKDVDLETQKAFVEEVMELVELTPLSGALIGLPGVDGLSTEQRKRLTIAVELVANPSIVFMDEPTSGLDARSAAIVMRTVRNIVNTGRTIVCTIHQPSIDIFESFDELLFMKRGGQVIYAGPLGPKSCKLIEYFEAIEGVPKIRPGYNPAAWMLEVTSLAEEDRLGVDFAEVYQRSYLFQRNRELVDSLSRPNREAKDLIFPSKYSKSNFDQFLACLWKQNLSYWRNPQYTAVRFFYTVIISLMLGTICWRFGSKRETQQDIFNAMGSMYAAVLFIGVTNGTAVQPVVSVERFVSYRERAAGMYSALPFAFAQVAIEFPYVFAQTVIYCTIFYSMAAFEWTSSKFIWYTFFMYFTVLYFTFYGMMTTAITPNHNVAAIIAAPFYMLWNLFSGLMIPQKRIPIWWRWYYWANPVAWSLYGLLESQYGDSNRHVKQSDGVSSIPVRLLLQNVLGFRHDFLGIAALLVVTFCMMFAVIFAYAIKSLNFQKR, from the exons ATGACTGTGAGGGAGACTCTTGACTTCTCAGCTCGTTGTCAAGGTGTTGGATATAAATACG ATATGCTTCTGGAGCTTTCACGAAGAGAGAAGATTGCTGGAATAAAACCTGATGAAGATCTTGATATACTCATGAAG GCATTAGCTTTGGGAGGCCAATATACAAACCTTGTTGTGGAGTATATTTTAAAG ATTTTAGGGTTGGACATTTGTGCGGACACACTGGTTGGAGATGAAATGCTCAAAGGAATCTCTGGGGGCCAGAAGAAACGGCTTACTACTG GTGAATTGTTAGTGGGTCCATCTAGGGTGTTGTTTATGGATGAAATATCCACTGGGCTTGACAGTTCAACAACCTATCAAATCGTCAAGTATCTTAGGCATTCAACTCATGCACTAGATGGAACCACAATTATCTCCCTGCTACAACCTGCTCCCGAGACTTATGAGTTGTTTGATGATATTATACTTGTGTGTGAGGGCCACATTGTTTACCAGGGGCCTCGTCATACTGCCCTTGAGTTTTTCTCATTTATGGGATTTTATTGTCCTGAGCGGAAGAATGTGGCAGACTTTCTTCAAGAA GTTGTGTCAAAGAAGGACCAAGAACAGTATTGGGCTAATCCTGACCACCCTTACCGGTACATACCTGTTGTGAAGTTTGCTGAAGCTTTTCGTTCATATCGTGCTGGGAAGAATTTGTCTGAGGAACTGAATATTCCATTTGATAGACGTTATTGTCATCCAGCAGCCTTGTCTACTTCCCGTTATGGCACAAGGAGGCAGGAACTTCTTAAGATCAACTTTAACTGGCAGTTGCTACTGATGAAACGTAATTCATTTATCTATGTTTTTAAATTCATTCAG CTCCTTTTTGTTGCTTTGATTACGATGACTGTTTTCTTCCGAACGAAACTACATCATAATACAATTGATGATGGAGGCATCTATCTCGGGGCACTGTACTTTGCGATGGTTATTATCCTTTTTAATGGCTTTACTGAGGTCTCCATGTTGGTAGCAAAACTTCCGGTTATTTACAAGCATAGGGACTTGCACCTCTATCCATGCTGGGCATATACACTTCCTTCTTGGCTCCTAAGCATCCCAACTTCACTTATAGAGTCTGGTTTCTGGGTGGCAGTTACATATTATGTAATTGGATATGACCCTAATGTTATACG ATTCTTTCGTCAGTTCCTATTATATTTCTTTCTGCACCAGATGTCTTTAGCTCTTTTCAAAGTGATGGGCTCCTTGGGTCGAAATATGATAGTTGCTAATACATTTGGATCTTTTGCCATGTTGGTTGTAATGGGTCTTGGAGGATACATAATTTCAAGAG ACAACATTTCGAGCTTCTGGATCTGGGGCTTTTGGGTTTCTCCTTTAATGTATGCTCAAAATGCAGCTTCTGTGAATGAATTTCTTGGGCATTCTTGGGATAAG AAAGCTGGAGACCATGGTAATGGGTCACTAGGTGTGGCATTGCTGAAGGCACGCAGTTTGTTTCCACAGAGCTATTGGTATTGGATTGGGATTGGCGCTTTGCTTGGATATACTGTTTTGTTCAACCTTCTTTTCACAATTTTCCTAACTTATCTTAATC CTTTGGGGAAGCGTCAAGCTGTTGTTTCTGAGGAAGAGCtccaggagagagagaggagacaaAAAAGCGAACCTGTCGTTATTCAGCTAAGAGAATACTTGCAGCATTCAGGCTCATTTACAG CAAAAACTTTTAATCAGAGGGGCATGGTTCTTCCATTTCAACCGCTTTCCATGTCTTTTGGCAATATCAATTATTACGTGGATGTTCCTCTT GAATTGAAGCAGCAGGGGGTCTTAGAAGACAAACTGCAACTGTTGGTTAATATTACCGGAGCATTCAGGCCGGGGGTGCTAACTGCTTTAGTTGGAGTAAGTGGTGCTGGCAAAACCACCCTCATGGATGTCTTGGCAGGTAGAAAAACTGGTGGAGTAATAGAAGGGAGCATTCATATATCTGGTTATCCTAAAAAGCAAGAAACTTTTGCCAGAATATCTGGTTACTGTGAGCAGAATGACATTCACTCCCCTTGTTTGACTGTTGTTGAGTCTCTTCTTTTCTCTGCTTGGCTGCGGTTGGCAAAAGATGTTGACCTGGAAACACAAAAG GCATTTGTTGAGGAGGTAATGGAACTCGTGGAGCTCACCCCATTGAGTGGGGCGTTAATTGGTCTGCCTGGTGTTGATGGTTTGTCAACTGAGCAAAGAAAACGATTGACCATCGCTGTTGAACTGGTTGCCAACCCTTCCATTGTTTTCATGGATGAACCTACGTCAGGATTGGATGCAAGGTCTGCAGCCATTGTCATGAGGACTGTGAGGAATATAGTAAATACTGGGCGAACAATTGTGTGCACAATTCACCAGCCCAGCATTGATATTTTTGAATCGTTTGATGAG CTCTTATTCATGAAGCGTGGAGGACAGGTTATTTATGCAGGTCCACTTGGCCCCAAGTCTTGCAAGCTCATTGAGTACTTTGAG GCAATCGAAGGAGTGCCAAAGATCAGACCTGGATACAATCCTGCTGCATGGATGTTAGAGGTTACTTCATTAGCAGAGGAAGACCGTCTTGGCGTGGATTTCGCAGAAGTTTACCAAAGATCATATCTATTTCA ACGCAACAGAGAGCTGGTTGATAGTTTAAGCAGACCAAATAGAGAGGCAAAGGATTTGATTTTTCCGAGCAAGTATTCTAAGTCAAATTTTGACCAGTTTTTAGCTTGTCTTTGGAAGCAAAATCTATCATATTGGAGAAACCCACAATACACTGCAGTTCGCTTCTTCTACACTGTCATCATTTCGTTGATGCTTGGAACAATATGCTGGAGATTTGGCTCTAAAAG GGAGACACAGCAGGACATATTTAATGCCATGGGATCCATGTATGCGGCAGTTCTTTTCATTGGAGTAACCAATGGCACTGCTGTCCAGCCTGTTGTCTCTGTTGAAAGGTTTGTTTCATATAGAGAGAGAGCTGCGGGGATGTATTCAGCACTGCCATTTGCATTTGCTCAG GTTGCCATTGAGTTCCCTTACGTTTTTGCACAGACAGTTATATACTGCACAATTTTCTACTCCATGGCCGCATTCGAGTGGACTAGCTCAAAATTTATTTGGTACACGTTCTTCATGTATTTCACCGTACTGTACTTCACCTTCTACGGAATGATGACAACTGCCATCACACCAAATCATAACGTGGCTGCCATCATTGCCGCTCCTTTTTACATGCTTTGGAACCTCTTCAGTGGATTGATGATCCCTCAAAAG AGGATTCCCATATGGTGGAGATGGTACTACTGGGCAAACCCTGTAGCCTGGAGCCTCTATGGACTTCTGGAGTCGCAGTACGGGGACAGTAACAGACATGTGAAGCAATCGGATGGAGTAAGCTCGATACCTGTCAGGCTCTTACTTCAGAACGTCCTAGGCTTCCGGCATGATTTCCTAGGTATTGCCGCTTTGTTGGTCGTTACGTTTTGCATGATGTTTGCGGTGATTTTTGCATACGCGATAAAATCTTTGAACTTCCAGAAGAGATAA